The sequence ACCGACCGCAACCTGGTGGACCTGCGCTTCCCCGTGCAGTACGTCATCCGCCCCCACCAGAACGCGCGGTACTACGCGGGATCGGTGCTGTCCGGCGTGGTCCGGCCCGGGGATGAAGTGCTGGTCCTGCCCGGGCAGAACCGGACGCGGGTGAAGTCCGTGTCCAGTTTCGACGGCGACCTCGATGAGGCCTATCCGCCCATGTCCGTTTCGCTGCAGCTGGAGGACGAGGTGGACGTGAGCCGTGGCGACATGATCGTCCATCCCAAGAACCTGCCCCACGTGGACCGGCGGTTCGAAGCCATGATGGTCTGGATGGGCGAGGCGCCCATGGACCCGTCGCGTCACTACCTGATCAAGCAGACCACACAGACCGCCCGCGTGAGCATCGACCACGTCGACTACCGCATCGACGTCGATACCTTGCACAAAGTCGACGTTTCCTGTCTTGTGCTGAACGAAATCGGACGCGTAGCCCTGACCTCGAACCGACCCCTCTTCCACGACGCGTACCAGAACAACCGGCTGACCGGGAGTTTCATCCTGGTGGACTATCTGACCAACCATACCGTGGCCGCGGGCATGATCATAGACCGGTTGCCGGAAGACCGCGTGCCCATGGACGTGGACGCCGGTTCCGAACCCCGCGCCTCCACGTCGAAGCGGTCCAGCCTGGTGGACCCGGACCGGCGGGTCGCGCGTTATGGACAGAAGCCCTGCACGATCTGGATCACGGGAATGGTGGGATCGGGCAAGTCGGCCGTCACCTTCGGACTCGAGGCGGCGCTGGACGAGGAGGGATACTCGGTGGTGGTGCTGGACAGTTCGGTCGTCCGCAGCGGGCTCAGCCGGGACCTGGGCTTCTCGGCGGCGGACCAGGCCGAGAACCTGCGGCGCGTGGCCGAATGCGCACGGGTGCTCAACGACGCGGGCCTCATTGTCGTCGCCTCCTTCATCTCGCCGAGCGAAGAAGGTCGCCGCCAGGTGGCCGAACGGATCGGAACCGACCGGTACGTGGAAGTCTTCGTCGACGCATCGCTGGACTGGTGCCGGAAGCACGATACCACGGGCTGTTACGTCAAATCGGACCGGGGTCTGCTGCGCAATCTCGCCGGCGTGGACTACCCCTATGAAAGGCCGCTTGATCCGGCGGTGAAGGTCGCGTCCGAGACCGACCCGGTGGACCGGTCTGTTTCACGCATCGTAGCGGTGTTGAAGGAGAAAGGCTACCTGCTCACCATCCCGCCAGCCCCATGACGAAGTAGGCGGTCTGCGCGACGATGAAGAGCAGGAGGAAGGCGATGGCCAGGGGCATGAGGCCGCTCACCACGGTCCACTTCACGCTCCTGGTCTCCCGGTAGACCGTCCACATGGTCGTCGAACAGGGGTTGTGCAGCAGGGAGAAGAGCATCAGGCAGACGGCGGTGAGGAGCGTCCACCCCTGCTGGTTCACCAGGAGATGCTGCAGTTCGGCCATCGTGTCCAGTTCGATCATCATGCCCGCGCCGGTATAGGCCATGATGATGGTCGGGACCACGATTTCGTTGGCGGGTATGGCGATGATGTAGGCCAGCAGGATCACGCCGTCGAGACCGATGGCCCGGCCCACGGGTTCCAGCCACTGCGAGACCCAGACCGTCAGGCTCTGTCCCCCGGCGTGGATGTTGCTCAGCAGCCAGATCACGCCGCCCGCCGGCACGGCCATGACCACGGCCCGCCACAATACGAAGATCGTCCGGTCGATCAGCGAGGTGTAGAGCACGCGCAGGATGCTGGGACGCCGGTAGGGCGGGAGTTCCAGCGTGAAGCTGCTGGCTTCGCCCCGGAGGAAGGACCGGGACAGCACGGCCGACACCAGCAGGGTCGTCGCGGCGCCGATCAGGACGATGAGGACCAGTGAGCCCGCCGCGGCCATGGCTGCGAAGGCCGGTGGGAAGGCCGCCGCCACGAAGAGGGTGGCCAGTATGATGAGCGTGGGCCACCGCCCGTTGCAGGGCATGAAGTTGTTGGTCAGGATGGCGATCAGCCGTTCCCGGGGGGAATCGATGACGCGGCAGGCCACGACCCCGGCCGCGTTGCAGCCCAGCCCCATGCTCATGGTGAGCGCCTGCTTGCCGTGGGCGCCCGCCTTCTTGAACAGGGCGTCGACATTGAAGGCCACGCGGGGGAGGTATCCCAGGTCTTCCAGTATGGTGAATATGGGGAAGAAGATCGCCATGGGCGGCAGCATGACGGCGATCACCCAGGCCAGCCCCCGGTACACGCCGTGCCAGATGAACCCGGTGACCCACCAGGGCATGCCCAGCCACTCGAAGAGCTCGACGCCGCGCGCACCCAGCCAGAACAGTCCTTCTGCCAGCAGGGAGGAGGGCACGTTGGCGCCCGATATCGTGATCCAGAAGACGACGCCCAGGAGCAGGGCCATGAAGGGCAGGCCCCAGATCCTCGAGGTCACGATGCGGTCCAGCTTCTGGTCCCAGGGATAGGAGGCCGTTTCGTCAGTGCGGACCACCTTCCGGGTGATCGCCTCGGCATCCTGGTAGATGGCCTCGACGATTTCATCCCGGTACGATCCGTCCAGACCTCGTTGCATCTCCTCGACCCGGCCGAGAATGTCCTCGCCGGCCGTGTGTTTTGTCGAAGTCTCGCTCACGATTTCATTTCCCGTCAATTGCACCGGCCTGGATGCCCATCCGGCTGAATTCGCCCGTTTCCAGGGCCCGGCGCACCCGGTAGTCGCCGTCGAGCAGCCTGAAGGCAATCCAGCGGGGGTTCGGCAGGTCCGGGTAGGACGTTCGTAGCATGCCCGTGATCGTATCCACCGTCCGGTCGAGGTCCTCGTTGCCTGTTATGCGCCGCGGCGCGTTCTTGATCTCGCCCTGGATCACGTCGGCGACCGTGCGCATCAAAAGGCCCAGTCCTTCCTTCTTCCGGGCCGACACGGGCACGACCGGCACGCCCAGTTCCCGGGAGAGCGAACGGTGATCCACCGAGATCCCCTTGCGCGCGGCCTCGTCCATCAGGTTCAGGCAGACCACTGCTCTTTCCGTGATCTCCAGCACCTGGAGCACGAGGTTGAGATTGCGCTCGAGCATGGTGGCGTCGACGACGATCAACGTGCAGTCGGGGCGGCCGAAGAGGATGAAGTCCCGGGCGATCTCCTCGTCGATGGACGCCGACAGCAGGGAATACGTGCCGGGCAGGTCGATCATCTTGTACCTGCTGCCGTTGAACTCGAAACCGCCCTCGGCCCGATTTACCGTTTTCCCGGGCCAGTTCCCCGTATGCTGTTTCAGTCCGGTCAAGGCGTTGAAGACCGTGCTCTTTCCCACGTTAGGGTTCCCTGCCAGGGCGATGACATAATCCCATCGATCCAGCGAAACACCCATCTGCA is a genomic window of Gemmatimonadota bacterium containing:
- the cysN gene encoding sulfate adenylyltransferase subunit CysN, which codes for MTDIQTFLTQNEEKELLRFSTAGSVDDGKSTLIGRLLADSKNIYEDHLASLRQMSRKDEAPDLALLLDGLKAEREQGITIDVAYRYFSTPKRKFIIADTPGHEQYTRNMATGASGANLAIVLVDARNGVLTQTRRHAFITSLLGIQHLVVAVNKMDMVDFSEAVFDDIRRVFLDYAAKLNVSDIRLVPVSALLGDNVVEKSGRMPWYHGQTVLDILEDVQFLTDRNLVDLRFPVQYVIRPHQNARYYAGSVLSGVVRPGDEVLVLPGQNRTRVKSVSSFDGDLDEAYPPMSVSLQLEDEVDVSRGDMIVHPKNLPHVDRRFEAMMVWMGEAPMDPSRHYLIKQTTQTARVSIDHVDYRIDVDTLHKVDVSCLVLNEIGRVALTSNRPLFHDAYQNNRLTGSFILVDYLTNHTVAAGMIIDRLPEDRVPMDVDAGSEPRASTSKRSSLVDPDRRVARYGQKPCTIWITGMVGSGKSAVTFGLEAALDEEGYSVVVLDSSVVRSGLSRDLGFSAADQAENLRRVAECARVLNDAGLIVVASFISPSEEGRRQVAERIGTDRYVEVFVDASLDWCRKHDTTGCYVKSDRGLLRNLAGVDYPYERPLDPAVKVASETDPVDRSVSRIVAVLKEKGYLLTIPPAP
- a CDS encoding ferrous iron transporter B, whose product is MQRGLDGSYRDEIVEAIYQDAEAITRKVVRTDETASYPWDQKLDRIVTSRIWGLPFMALLLGVVFWITISGANVPSSLLAEGLFWLGARGVELFEWLGMPWWVTGFIWHGVYRGLAWVIAVMLPPMAIFFPIFTILEDLGYLPRVAFNVDALFKKAGAHGKQALTMSMGLGCNAAGVVACRVIDSPRERLIAILTNNFMPCNGRWPTLIILATLFVAAAFPPAFAAMAAAGSLVLIVLIGAATTLLVSAVLSRSFLRGEASSFTLELPPYRRPSILRVLYTSLIDRTIFVLWRAVVMAVPAGGVIWLLSNIHAGGQSLTVWVSQWLEPVGRAIGLDGVILLAYIIAIPANEIVVPTIIMAYTGAGMMIELDTMAELQHLLVNQQGWTLLTAVCLMLFSLLHNPCSTTMWTVYRETRSVKWTVVSGLMPLAIAFLLLFIVAQTAYFVMGLAGW
- a CDS encoding iron transporter FeoB translates to MSTDAAPSGSPAPQGTAAPPGHDCASCALQENLVQMGVSLDRWDYVIALAGNPNVGKSTVFNALTGLKQHTGNWPGKTVNRAEGGFEFNGSRYKMIDLPGTYSLLSASIDEEIARDFILFGRPDCTLIVVDATMLERNLNLVLQVLEITERAVVCLNLMDEAARKGISVDHRSLSRELGVPVVPVSARKKEGLGLLMRTVADVIQGEIKNAPRRITGNEDLDRTVDTITGMLRTSYPDLPNPRWIAFRLLDGDYRVRRALETGEFSRMGIQAGAIDGK